A genomic window from Glycine max cultivar Williams 82 chromosome 17, Glycine_max_v4.0, whole genome shotgun sequence includes:
- the LOC102665389 gene encoding uncharacterized protein — translation MVQLQSCASLVNASALCAIEQEVRGDSVNVVAEISAELERERKKNVELMERISMLEAQSRERNKESQENHQHAVVGSMKNFKRQKIQMVDDEKNTVKSETAPEYKPDTEGIVPKEIDPAKRLVNWMSMDDGQNLYAEKFKNCNSVADFNETDSDDACDDNFDDDMDNNQRHEEIDDTNETVSAQKGYHADHIDEESNTTCMGNQKTSCILIAPLSENSEVKTHQDQGKEIKETAAFTAPLNVPSSGSVRISQNRKPLKVAFCPKEVQRIIESEALLQKNAQSHTIRKIIVFASLGIRHGCEDMYELEFNHFSILKKGEPYVSPRNPGEHVLYENPGVRRKIFYPNRQNPVLCPVQMLEEERAMRPSDASCPSCLFLCIKYGGRTRNLPQNEYVRQPMGRNKLKSFGPLMCRMATLVHNRSGSFFFKALGITLLFMAGFPGDQVQKETKYRNLDLLQKYYRTDEDAEGEELFLPHPISCDNGTHEPHNLTKKTPPAKSKGRKHTNAVIKSHNSQKTPSQHATPTSSAATQFGLSGYSSAYTYAMAAFHSMPSQISSQDTPHMPNPAFSPSNANHRMLPPPPQPASTFVPVMYWPPPNAFLPGPYPSTYGYHSFPSAANYMSFQTQPYYNNPKLLEGSGKKDLASDETESDTDSSSSGCSEHKQRPAFHK, via the exons ATGGTACAACTTCAATCGTGTGCTTCCTTGGTCAATGCCTCGGCATTGTGTGCTATAGAACAAGAAGTGAGGGGAGATAGTGTCAATGTTGTTGCTGAGATTTCAGCCGAGTTAGAAAGGGAAAGGAAGAAGAATGTGGAGCTCATGGAGAGAATATCAATGCTTGAAGCTCAGTCAAGAGAAAGAAACAAGGAATCTCAA GAAAATCATCAACATGCAGTTGTGGGAAGCATGAAGAATTTCAAAAGACAGAAGATACAAATGGTAGATGATGAGAAAAATACTGTGAAAAGTGAAACGGCCCCCGAGTACAAGCCTGATACTGAAGGCATTGTGCCTAAGGAGATTGATCCAGCAAAGCGCTTAGTTAATTGGATGAGCATGGACGATGGCCAAAATTTGTATgctgaaaaatttaaaaactgcaACTCTGTTGCAGATTTCAATGAAACAGATagtgatgatgcttgtgatgataattttgatgatgataTGGATAATAATCAAAGACATGAGGAAATTGATGACACAAATGAAACGGTTAGTGCACAAAAAGGTTACCATGCTGATCATATTGATGAGGAATCAAATACAACATGCATGGGAAATCAAAAGACAAGTTGCATATTAATTGCTCCACTATCCGAAAACAGTGAAGTGAAAACACACCAAGACCAAGGGAAAGAAATTAAGGAGACTGCAGCATTTACAGCACCACTTAATGTCCCTTCCTCAGGATCTGTACGTATATCACAGAATAGAAAGCCTCTGAAGGTAGCTTTCTGCCCAAAAGAAGTTCAAAGGATAATTGAGTCTGAAGCCCTTTTGCAAAAAAATGCTCAGTCCCACActataagaaaaatcatagtttttGCATCACTTGGCATAAGGCACGGATGTGAGGATATGTACGAGCTGGAATTCAATCATTTTAGCATTTTGAAGAAAGGAGAACCATATGTGTCTCCAAGGAACCCTGGG GAGCATGTTTTATATGAGAATCCTGGTGTTCGGaggaaaatattttatccaaatcgACAAAACCCAGTATTATGTCCTGTTCAGATGCTAGAAGAAGAAAGAGCCATGCGTCCATCTGATGCTAGTTGTCCATCATGCTTATTCTTGTGCATCAAATATGGTGGAAGGACAAGAAATCTTCCTCAAAATGA ATATGTGAGGCAGCCGATGGGAAGAAACAAACTGAAGTCTTTTGGGCCACTTATGTGCCGAATGGCAACGTTGGTTCATAATCGCAGTGGAAGCTTTTTCTTCAAGGCATTGGGTATCACCCTCCTGTTTATGGCAGGATTTCCTGGTGATCAAGTTCAGAAAGAAACCAAATACCGCAACTTAGACTTGCTTCAGAAATATTACAG AACTGATGAGGATGCTGAAGGGGAGGAGTTGTTTCTTCCGCATCCAATCTCATGTGACAAT GGTACTCATGAGCCCCACAATTTAACTAAAAAGACACCTCCTGCAAAATCCAAGGGAAGAAAGCACACAAATGCCGTCATCAAGTCACATAATTCACAAAAGACACCATCTCAACATGCAACACCAACAAGTTCAGCAGCTACTCAATTTGGTTTAAGTGGCTATTCCTCAGCTTACACATATGCAATGGCAGCATTTCATTCAATGCCATCTCAGATTTCCTCCCAAGACACTCCTCACATGCCAAATCCTGCTTTTTCCCCTTCCAACGCAAATCATCGTATGCTGCCGCCACCACCACAGCCAGCAAGTACATTTGTGCCAGTGATGTATTGGCCTCCACCAAATGCATTTCTTCCCGGACCCTATCCTTCCACATATGGATACCATTCTTTTCCTTCTGCTGCAAATTACATGTCATTCCAAACACAACCTTATTACAATAACCCAAAGTTGCTAGAAGGCAGTGGAAAGAAAGATTTAGCCTCCGATGAAACTGAAAGTGACACTGATAGCAGCAGTTCTGGCTGTAGTGAGCACAAGCAGAGACCTGCGTTCCACAAATAA
- the LOC100812843 gene encoding calcium-dependent protein kinase 2, translated as MGCQGSKEKKSKTEFTTSYGSAATGSGGGTSYNTVQPPPPPPPPTTTATTTNQVQTSAAPKPQSKASPTVQQKADTRILGKPFDDIKKYYSLGKELGRGQFGITYLCTDNASGGTYACKSILKRKLVSKADREDMKREIQIMQHLSGQPNIVEFKGAYEDRFSVHLVMELCAGGELFDRIIAQGHYSERAASSLCRSIVNVVHICHFMGVMHRDLKPENFLLSSKDDHATLKATDFGLSVFIEQGKVYHDMVGSAYYVAPEVLRRSYGKEIDIWSAGIILYILLSGVPPFWAETEKGIFNAILEGEIDFVSEPWPSISDSAKDLVRKMLTQDPNKRITSSQVLEHPWMREGGDASDKPIDSAVLSRMKQFRAMNKLKKLALKVIAENLSEEEIKGLKAMFANMDTDNSGTITYEELKTGLARIGSKLSEAEVKQLMDAADVDGNGSIDYLEFISATMHRHRLERDEHLYKAFQYFDKDNSGYITRDELEIAMTQNGMGDEATIKEIISEVDADNDGRINYEEFCAMMRSGMPHQGQLL; from the exons ATGGGTTGTCAAGGTAGCAAGGAGAAAAAATCAAAGACAGAATTTACTACTTCCTATGGATCAGCAGCCACTGGTAGTGGTGGTGGTACTAGTTACAACACTGTTCAGCCTCCGccgccgccaccaccacctACTACTACTGCTACTACTACTAATCAGGTTCAAACATCAGCAGCACCCAAACCACAATCAAAAGCTTCTCCTACAGTGCAGCAGAAAGCAGACACGAGGATTCTGGGGAAACCCTTTGACgacataaaaaaatactacagtTTAGGGAAGGAATTGGGAAGGGGGCAATTCGGGATAACGTATCTGTGCACGGATAATGCGAGCGGTGGGACGTACGCGTGCAAGTCGATACTGAAGAGGAAGCTGGTGTCGAAGGCGGACAGGGAGGACATGAAGAGGGAGATTCAGATCATGCAGCATTTGTCGGGGCAACCCAACATTGTCGAGTTTAAGGGCGCCTACGAGGACAGGTTTTCCGTCCACCTTGTCATGGAACTCTGCGCCGGCGGGGAGCTCTTCGATCGTATCATCGCCCAGGGTCATTACTCCGAGAGAGCCGCTTCCTCTCTCTGCCGCTCCATTGTCAATGTTGTCCACATTTGCCACTTCATGGGTGTCATGCACCGCGATCTCAAGCCTGAAAATTTCTTGCTCTCTAGCAAGGACGACCACGCCACTCTCAAGGCCACTGATTTTGGTCTCTCTGTCTTCATTGAACAAG GGAAGGTTTACCATGATATGGTTGGCAGTGCTTACTATGTTGCTCCTGAGGTATTGCGTCGTAGTTATGGAAAGGAAATAGATATTTGGAGTGCAGGCATCATATTGTATATTCTTCTGAGTGGTGTACCACCTTTTTGGGCTG AAACTGAAAAGGGAATATTTAATGCCATATTGGAAGGTGAAATTGATTTTGTAAGTGAACCATGGCCATCCATATCAGACAGTGCTAAAGACCTAGTCAGGAAGATGCTGACACAGGATCCAAACAAGCGGATTACTTCTTCTCAAGTCCTTG AACACCCATGGATGAGAGAAGGTGGAGATGCATCTGATAAACCAATCGATAGTGCAGTTCTATCCAGAATGAAACAATTCAGGGCAATGAATAAGCTCAAGAAGCTAGCATTGAAG GTTATCGCTGAAAATCTATCAGAAGAGGAGATTAAAGGTCTCAAAGCAATGTTTGCCAACATGGACACTGACAATAGTGGCACTATCACCTATGAAGAATTAAAGACTGGCTTGGCTCGAATCGGATCAAAACTGTCTGAGGCTGAAGTGAAGCAACTCATGGATGCG GCTGATGTTGACGGAAATGGGTCGATTGACTATCTTGAATTCATTTCGGCTACAATGCATAGGCACAGACTTGAACGTGATGAACATCTTTACAAAGCATTCCAGTATTTTGATAAGGATAACAGTGG GTATATTACAAGAGATGAATTGGAGATTGCTATGACTCAAAATGGAATGGGTGATGAAGCAACAATAAAGGAAATAATCTCTGAGGTGGATGCAGATAAT GATGGGAGAATAAACTATGAGGAATTCTGTGCAATGATGAGAAGTGGAATGCCACACCAGGGACAGCTTCTTTAA
- the LOC100813375 gene encoding uncharacterized protein, which produces MLTAYAKAKPEEKEEAPMAKGRKFPTTTRTDRFLGMGTYSSQASAATDLSEFREEDVWSTSEDRDRDVNAYPGEWEALAPPRRRSSRELQGHRHVGGLSLAFEDGSGGAGTRIVHHQYRAQHDAVSHQHQMATSAPVNVPDWSKILRVDSLHEMDDVFDDNNNESEMVPPHEYLARSRKMAANSVFEGVGRTLKGRDMRRVRDAVWSQTGFDG; this is translated from the coding sequence ATGCTCACAGCTTATGCCAAAGCAAAaccagaagaaaaagaagaagcgcCAATGGCCAAGGGTCGCAAATTCCCCACCACGACCCGAACCGACCGCTTCTTGGGAATGGGAACCTACTCCTCCCAAGCCTCCGCCGCCACAGACCTGTCGGAGTTCCGGGAAGAGGACGTGTGGTCCACGTCGGAAGACcgtgacagagatgtgaatgcctACCCCGGCGAGTGGGAGGCACTCGCGCCGCCGCGTCGTCGGAGCAGCAGGGAGCTGCAGGGGCACCGCCACGTGGGGGGTTTGTCCCTTGCGTTCGAGGATGGGTCCGGTGGTGCTGGTACGAGGATCGTGCACCACCAGTACCGCGCGCAGCACGACGCCGTTTCGCACCAACACCAAATGGCTACGTCAGCACCCGTGAACGTTCCCGACTGGAGCAAGATCCTCCGGGTCGACTCGCTGCACGAGATGGACGACGTCTTCGACGACAACAACAACGAGTCGGAGATGGTTCCGCCGCACGAGTACTTGGCGCGCAGCCGCAAGATGGCCGCGAACTCGGTTTTCGAAGGGGTTGGTCGCACGTTAAAGGGCCGCGACATGAGAAGAGTTCGCGACGCCGTTTGGAGCCAGACCGGGTTCGACGGCTGA